A window of the Thalassospira indica genome harbors these coding sequences:
- a CDS encoding NADPH:quinone oxidoreductase family protein: protein MKAWVCNAFGEVPQWVDASDLAPSVLQPGQVLIDVAACGVNFADTLILKGKYQKRPEGPFSPGFEVSGTVRAVGDGVSNVKPGDAVMAMPDWGGYAEQVVADACLVMPLPDGVDFNSAAAFQIAYGTSWFALKYRADVKPGEIVLVHGAAGGVGLTAVECAKLLGATVIATAGGEDKCQIARDHGADHVIDYKSENIRDRVREITASLGQPKGVDVVYDPVGGDVFDQSLRCVGPGARMLLIGFASGTVPQIPANILLVKNVTAIGFYFGAYLEQNPDVAQSGMAELLARLKSGAIRPMISAVYRLEDAMDALTAIRDRTATGKLVIDCRPNR, encoded by the coding sequence ATGAAGGCATGGGTGTGCAACGCATTTGGCGAAGTACCGCAATGGGTGGATGCCTCTGATCTGGCGCCGTCGGTGCTGCAACCCGGTCAGGTTCTGATTGATGTTGCCGCCTGCGGGGTCAATTTCGCCGATACCCTGATCCTTAAGGGCAAATATCAAAAACGTCCCGAAGGTCCCTTTTCCCCCGGCTTTGAAGTCAGCGGCACGGTGCGTGCCGTCGGCGATGGTGTCAGTAATGTCAAACCCGGCGATGCGGTGATGGCCATGCCCGATTGGGGCGGTTACGCCGAACAGGTCGTGGCTGATGCATGCCTTGTCATGCCGCTTCCCGACGGTGTTGATTTCAACAGCGCAGCAGCCTTTCAAATCGCCTATGGCACCAGCTGGTTTGCATTGAAGTATCGCGCCGATGTCAAGCCGGGTGAGATTGTGCTGGTCCATGGGGCTGCTGGCGGGGTCGGCCTGACGGCGGTCGAATGCGCCAAGCTCTTGGGCGCAACCGTGATTGCCACGGCCGGTGGGGAGGACAAATGTCAGATCGCGCGCGACCATGGTGCGGATCATGTCATTGACTATAAATCCGAAAACATCCGCGACCGGGTGCGCGAAATCACCGCAAGCCTTGGCCAACCCAAAGGTGTCGATGTTGTTTATGATCCGGTTGGCGGTGATGTCTTTGATCAAAGCCTGCGCTGCGTTGGGCCTGGTGCGCGCATGCTTCTGATCGGCTTTGCCAGCGGCACGGTGCCGCAAATCCCGGCCAATATCCTGCTGGTCAAGAATGTCACCGCAATCGGTTTTTATTTCGGTGCCTATCTCGAACAAAATCCCGATGTTGCGCAATCGGGCATGGCAGAACTGCTGGCGCGCCTGAAATCCGGGGCAATCCGGCCGATGATCTCGGCTGTTTATCGCCTCGAAGATGCGATGGATGCCCTGACGGCCATTCGTGATCGCACGGCGACCGGCAAGCTGGTGATTGATTGCCGTCCAAACAGGTAA
- a CDS encoding class I SAM-dependent methyltransferase translates to MPDDKKRPDHVQSSAKTRDQYETYPYPARNPEDEDKRLITGSPGNWDEVVHFVFGGRDPSAQTKSGKIKILVAGGGTGDALVMLAQQARDRKAKADIVYIDLSESSRAIAEARIKRRSLEKNVTFVTGSFVDLASEYGPFDYIDCCGVLHHLPDPDAGLRALADALKPNGGMGLMVYGELGRQGVYHMQEMMERLNAEAGGARRLNFGKALFNSLPGTNWLKRNPFVGDHIHGGDAGFYDLLLHQQDRAYRVDEVFDFVEAAGLRLQNFIEPMRYDPTTYCSRHDVLDKAMHVPFRERAALAELMAGNITKHTFYVVKAKNKVKPPVPSPELIPTFTRVDGPSLARSVAKTGNIKITFTGLAVTRTMPSASPAILSRIDGKRSIGEIYELFDPKPEKFEFNAQFAVMYSVLNAANLMYLRHPAKK, encoded by the coding sequence ATGCCCGACGACAAAAAAAGGCCCGATCACGTCCAGTCTTCCGCAAAGACCCGTGATCAGTATGAAACCTATCCCTATCCGGCCCGCAATCCTGAGGATGAGGACAAGCGTCTGATCACCGGATCACCGGGCAACTGGGACGAGGTCGTCCATTTTGTATTTGGCGGGCGCGATCCATCGGCACAAACCAAAAGTGGCAAAATCAAAATCCTTGTTGCCGGCGGGGGCACCGGGGATGCGTTGGTGATGCTGGCCCAGCAGGCGCGAGACCGCAAGGCCAAGGCCGACATCGTCTATATCGATCTGTCCGAAAGCTCGCGCGCCATTGCCGAGGCGCGTATCAAACGCCGCAGTCTGGAAAAGAACGTCACGTTTGTGACCGGGTCCTTTGTCGATCTGGCATCTGAGTACGGCCCGTTTGACTATATTGATTGTTGCGGGGTGCTTCATCACCTGCCTGATCCCGATGCCGGGCTCAGGGCACTTGCCGATGCGCTCAAACCCAATGGCGGCATGGGCCTGATGGTCTATGGCGAGTTGGGCCGCCAGGGCGTCTATCACATGCAGGAAATGATGGAACGCCTCAATGCCGAGGCGGGCGGGGCCAGGCGCCTTAATTTCGGCAAGGCACTGTTTAATTCACTACCCGGGACCAACTGGCTCAAACGCAACCCGTTTGTCGGTGATCATATCCATGGCGGTGATGCCGGGTTTTATGACCTGTTGTTGCATCAACAGGATCGCGCCTATCGCGTCGACGAGGTGTTTGATTTTGTCGAGGCGGCCGGTCTGCGTCTGCAAAACTTTATCGAACCGATGCGCTATGACCCGACCACCTATTGTTCGCGCCATGATGTGCTGGACAAGGCGATGCACGTGCCGTTTCGTGAACGCGCAGCCCTTGCCGAATTGATGGCAGGCAACATCACCAAACACACCTTTTATGTCGTCAAGGCCAAGAACAAGGTCAAACCACCGGTCCCGTCGCCCGAACTGATCCCGACCTTTACCCGTGTGGATGGCCCGTCACTCGCCCGTTCGGTTGCCAAGACCGGCAATATCAAGATCACCTTTACCGGCCTTGCTGTGACCCGGACCATGCCCTCGGCGTCGCCGGCGATCCTGTCGCGCATTGATGGCAAACGCTCGATTGGTGAAATCTACGAACTGTTTGATCCCAAACCCGAAAAGTTCGAATTCAATGCCCAGTTCGCCGTGATGTATTCCGTGCTCAATGCTGCAAACCTGATGTATCTGCGCCATCCCGCCAAAAAATAG
- a CDS encoding DUF1127 domain-containing protein — MVAITKEAGAFVATRRNHTATSLLDLARTWLKRHDLRQKLAGMDAHMLRDIGWTVYDAKREAAKPFWKA; from the coding sequence ATGGTTGCTATCACCAAAGAAGCTGGCGCATTTGTCGCCACCCGCCGTAACCACACTGCCACCAGCCTGCTGGACTTGGCGCGCACTTGGCTCAAACGCCACGACCTGCGTCAGAAACTGGCCGGTATGGACGCACACATGCTGCGCGATATCGGCTGGACCGTCTATGACGCAAAACGCGAAGCCGCCAAGCCGTTCTGGAAAGCCTAA
- a CDS encoding LysR substrate-binding domain-containing protein, with amino-acid sequence MKRRPLPLNALRAFEVAGRLESFTKASHDLNVTQGAVSRQVQHLEEVLGRQLFERHHRSLRLTRAGRNLLEALTPAFDAIEDAVAKVEDRADDTHLSVSAPLTFSMRWIVPRLGRFQMEYPDFQVQLGTYSDDLASVDFNEVDIAIRFADHGNEQLVHEFLTGERLLPVCHPDLAKQLKAPEDLAGVTLLHCSAQREDWRIWLEGTGIKGVDGTKGPVFATLDMAMEAAASGFGVVVSDPAMIGEYVVTNRLTVPFDLPVDSPYAYSLCYPRGRLERRKVKAFRDWLMSEIKLETARRKLTQKDAR; translated from the coding sequence ATGAAACGCCGTCCATTGCCGCTAAATGCGCTCCGTGCCTTCGAAGTGGCCGGACGTCTTGAAAGTTTCACCAAAGCGTCACATGATCTTAACGTGACCCAAGGGGCGGTCAGTCGGCAGGTGCAGCATCTTGAGGAAGTTCTGGGTCGTCAGCTGTTTGAACGCCACCACAGAAGCCTGCGGTTGACGCGCGCCGGTCGCAACCTTCTCGAAGCCCTCACCCCGGCCTTTGACGCCATCGAAGACGCGGTTGCCAAGGTCGAAGACCGTGCCGATGACACCCACCTGTCTGTTTCGGCACCGCTGACATTTTCCATGCGATGGATCGTGCCGCGGCTCGGGCGGTTTCAGATGGAATATCCTGATTTTCAAGTCCAGTTGGGCACCTATAGTGACGATCTGGCATCGGTTGACTTCAACGAGGTCGATATCGCCATCCGCTTTGCCGATCATGGCAATGAACAGCTGGTGCATGAATTTCTGACCGGCGAACGGCTGTTGCCGGTCTGTCATCCCGATCTGGCCAAGCAACTCAAAGCGCCAGAAGACCTGGCGGGTGTGACGCTTCTGCACTGCTCAGCCCAGCGCGAAGACTGGCGCATCTGGCTTGAAGGAACCGGTATCAAGGGGGTGGATGGCACCAAGGGGCCGGTTTTTGCCACCCTTGATATGGCCATGGAGGCCGCGGCAAGTGGCTTTGGGGTGGTGGTGTCCGATCCGGCCATGATCGGAGAATATGTTGTGACCAATCGCCTGACCGTGCCGTTTGATCTACCGGTCGACAGTCCTTATGCCTATTCGCTGTGCTATCCGCGCGGGCGTCTGGAACGGCGCAAGGTCAAGGCGTTCCGTGACTGGTTGATGTCAGAGATCAAGCTTGAAACCGCGCGGCGAAAACTGACGCAAAAAGATGCGCGATAA
- a CDS encoding extracellular solute-binding protein gives MKTILFASLLTVFSVLAPLHQAHAQDGDKPVITPAPTVAVDEADLAPLTTRSHGISLYGDLKYGPDFHHFDYVNPDAPKGGTLVQSSIVAFDTLNPFTLKGNPAAGLGLIYDSLMVSSADEPYAMYGLIAHSIEVPDDRSYAIFHLDPRARFQDGSDITAEDVVFSYEVLVEKGSPVYRQYFSQIEGAEVIDELTVKFTFKPGNNRETPMTVAGISIMPKKFWEGKDFAKTTFEIPVGSGAYKVASIEAGRRITYERVKDYWAADLPVNRGQNNFNTIRYDTYLDMEVQRQAFLAGEYMIRSEHSSRDWNTAYNTPAVQRGDIQKEFMPDHLPTGMQAYVLNARNPLFADKRVRRALQYGLDFQWLNRAMFYGAYHRTDSFFANSELAATGIPTGAELALLEPYRDQLPERLFTEPYKLPNFDAPNGRREALRESMTLLNEAGWEVRDKVLVNKETGQPFRFELIIRQPGLEKIALVVKSRLKQLGVEMDIRLIDTGQWVNRIQAFDFEVTTHWWTQSLTPGNEQRVFWSSEAADQPGSRNFAGIKDPVVDAMIENVASADSWEELVAATHALDRVLLWGNYVIPQWYLGGDRMVWWNIFGRPDTVPLKGMSIMRWWIDPEKATKLQMGGF, from the coding sequence ATGAAAACCATCCTTTTTGCCAGTTTACTGACTGTCTTTTCGGTTCTTGCGCCCTTGCATCAGGCACATGCACAGGATGGCGACAAACCGGTGATTACACCGGCACCCACCGTGGCCGTCGACGAGGCCGATCTGGCGCCGCTGACCACCCGCTCACACGGTATTTCGCTGTATGGTGATCTGAAATACGGGCCGGACTTTCATCACTTTGATTATGTGAACCCCGATGCGCCGAAGGGCGGCACGTTGGTGCAATCCTCCATCGTTGCCTTTGATACCCTTAATCCCTTTACGCTCAAGGGCAATCCGGCTGCGGGCCTTGGTCTGATCTATGACAGCCTGATGGTTTCCAGCGCGGATGAGCCCTACGCCATGTATGGCCTGATTGCCCATTCGATCGAGGTGCCGGACGACCGGTCCTATGCCATCTTCCATCTTGATCCGCGTGCGCGTTTCCAGGATGGCAGCGATATCACCGCCGAAGACGTGGTGTTTTCCTACGAAGTGCTGGTCGAAAAGGGCAGTCCCGTCTACCGCCAGTATTTTTCCCAGATCGAAGGGGCCGAGGTGATTGACGAACTGACCGTCAAATTCACTTTCAAGCCAGGCAACAATCGCGAAACACCGATGACCGTGGCGGGCATTTCGATCATGCCGAAAAAGTTCTGGGAAGGTAAGGACTTCGCCAAAACCACCTTTGAAATTCCAGTCGGCAGCGGGGCCTATAAGGTTGCCAGCATCGAAGCTGGCCGACGCATCACCTATGAACGGGTCAAGGATTACTGGGCGGCCGACCTTCCGGTCAATCGCGGGCAGAACAATTTCAATACCATCCGCTATGACACCTATCTTGATATGGAAGTGCAGCGTCAGGCATTTCTGGCTGGCGAATACATGATCCGGTCCGAGCATTCATCGCGCGACTGGAACACGGCCTATAACACGCCTGCGGTCCAGCGTGGTGACATCCAAAAGGAATTCATGCCTGATCATTTGCCAACTGGCATGCAGGCCTATGTTCTGAACGCGCGCAATCCGCTGTTTGCCGACAAGCGCGTGCGCCGCGCGCTGCAATACGGGCTCGATTTCCAGTGGCTTAATCGTGCAATGTTCTATGGGGCCTATCACCGTACCGACAGTTTCTTTGCCAACTCCGAACTGGCGGCGACCGGTATTCCGACCGGTGCTGAACTGGCACTGCTTGAACCCTATCGCGATCAATTGCCCGAAAGGTTGTTCACCGAACCCTATAAGTTGCCAAACTTTGATGCCCCGAACGGCCGCCGTGAGGCCCTGCGTGAATCCATGACGCTTCTGAACGAAGCAGGCTGGGAAGTACGCGACAAGGTTCTGGTCAACAAGGAAACCGGGCAGCCTTTCCGGTTCGAGCTGATCATTCGCCAGCCGGGGCTTGAAAAGATCGCGCTGGTGGTCAAATCGCGCCTCAAACAGCTTGGCGTGGAAATGGATATTCGCCTGATTGATACCGGCCAGTGGGTCAATCGTATTCAGGCCTTTGATTTCGAAGTTACCACCCATTGGTGGACGCAATCCCTGACACCGGGCAACGAACAGCGCGTGTTCTGGAGCTCCGAGGCCGCCGATCAACCCGGCTCTCGTAACTTTGCCGGCATCAAGGATCCGGTGGTCGATGCGATGATCGAAAATGTGGCATCTGCCGACAGCTGGGAAGAACTGGTGGCTGCGACCCACGCACTGGATCGCGTACTTCTGTGGGGGAATTACGTCATTCCGCAATGGTATCTGGGTGGGGACCGCATGGTCTGGTGGAACATCTTTGGTCGCCCGGACACGGTGCCGCTTAAGGGGATGTCGATAATGCGCTGGTGGATTGACCCTGAAAAGGCCACCAAACTGCAGATGGGGGGATTCTAG
- a CDS encoding microcin C ABC transporter permease YejB, protein MLNYIIRRLLLIPVTLFGIMLLNFAIIQFAPGGPVEQVIAQLQGTAVSSTARITNQGGDSGGGSGSGASSASGNNFSSTSNYRGAQGLDPEVIKQLEVQFGFDKPAHERFWMMMKNYLTFDFGQSYFQDRDVVDLVIDKMPVSISLGIWSTLIIYIISIPLGINKAVRDGSNFDIWSSAAIIVGFAIPGFLFAVMLIVVFAGGAYLDWFPLRGLTSSNWEQLSLWGKIVDYFWHLTLPIIALTISGFATLTMLTKNSFLDEINKQYVVTARAKGLTEKRVLYGHVFRNAMLLIIAGFPSALVGMLFTGSVLIEVIFSLDGLGLLGFNAVMTRDYPVMFATLYFFTLFGLIMNLISDLSYHFVDPRIDFEARGN, encoded by the coding sequence ATGCTGAACTATATCATTCGGCGTTTGCTTCTGATCCCGGTCACGTTGTTTGGCATCATGTTGTTGAATTTCGCGATCATCCAGTTCGCCCCCGGCGGCCCGGTCGAACAGGTGATCGCCCAGCTTCAGGGAACGGCTGTTTCATCAACCGCGCGCATTACCAATCAGGGCGGCGACAGCGGCGGGGGTAGCGGATCAGGCGCATCCTCGGCATCTGGTAACAACTTCTCATCGACGTCCAACTATCGCGGCGCGCAGGGGCTTGATCCCGAAGTCATCAAACAGCTGGAAGTACAGTTCGGTTTTGACAAACCGGCCCATGAACGCTTCTGGATGATGATGAAGAACTATCTGACCTTCGATTTTGGCCAAAGCTATTTTCAGGACCGCGATGTGGTTGATCTTGTGATCGACAAGATGCCGGTTTCGATCTCGCTAGGCATCTGGTCAACGCTGATCATTTACATCATCTCGATCCCGCTGGGCATTAACAAGGCGGTGCGCGATGGGTCGAACTTCGATATCTGGTCGTCGGCTGCGATCATTGTCGGCTTTGCCATTCCGGGCTTCCTGTTTGCCGTCATGCTGATCGTGGTGTTTGCCGGTGGGGCCTATCTTGACTGGTTCCCGTTACGCGGGCTGACATCGTCAAACTGGGAACAGCTGTCCTTGTGGGGCAAGATCGTTGATTATTTCTGGCACCTGACCCTGCCGATCATTGCCCTTACGATTTCGGGTTTTGCGACGCTGACGATGCTGACCAAGAACTCGTTCCTTGATGAGATTAACAAGCAATATGTCGTGACCGCCCGTGCGAAGGGGCTGACCGAAAAACGTGTGCTTTATGGTCATGTTTTCCGCAACGCCATGCTTTTGATCATTGCCGGGTTCCCCAGTGCACTGGTTGGCATGCTGTTTACCGGCTCGGTCCTGATCGAGGTAATCTTCTCGCTTGATGGTCTGGGCCTGCTTGGCTTTAACGCGGTGATGACGCGTGACTATCCGGTGATGTTTGCCACGCTTTATTTCTTCACGCTTTTTGGTTTGATCATGAACCTGATCAGCGACCTCAGTTATCACTTTGTCGATCCCCGGATCGACTTTGAAGCGCGGGGGAACTGA
- a CDS encoding ABC transporter permease, producing MIRAVFSPLNQRRISNFKSNKRGYWSLMIFTLLFVICLFAELVANDRPIFVKYGDEWYVPILSDHPETAYGGDFDVETDFYDPYIEGKIAENGFAIWPLIPFSYDTIDFEMREPQPAPPSTRHWLGTDELGRDVLARLIYGFRISILFGLALTAISSVIGIAAGAVQGYFGGWVDLGFQRVIEIWSGLPQLFILIILASLFAPGFWTLLFILVLFSWMSLTGLVRAEFLRARNFEYVRAARALGMTDTRIMYRHVLPNAMVATITFLPFVLNGSIVALTSLDFLSLGMPPGSPSLGELLSQGKNNLQAPWLGFTAFFAIATMLSLLIFIGEAVRDAFDPRKTF from the coding sequence ATGATCCGTGCTGTATTCTCACCGCTCAATCAGCGTCGCATCTCGAACTTCAAGTCCAACAAGCGCGGCTATTGGTCGCTTATGATCTTTACCCTCCTGTTTGTTATTTGCCTGTTTGCCGAACTGGTCGCCAATGACAGACCGATCTTCGTCAAATATGGCGACGAATGGTATGTGCCGATACTCTCGGACCACCCTGAAACCGCCTATGGCGGGGATTTTGATGTCGAGACCGATTTCTATGATCCCTATATCGAAGGCAAGATTGCCGAAAACGGTTTTGCCATCTGGCCTTTGATCCCGTTTTCCTATGACACCATCGATTTTGAAATGCGTGAACCGCAACCGGCCCCGCCGTCGACCCGTCATTGGCTGGGAACGGATGAGTTGGGGCGTGATGTTCTGGCCCGCCTGATTTATGGCTTCAGGATTTCGATCCTGTTCGGTCTGGCGCTGACTGCAATCAGTTCCGTGATCGGCATTGCTGCTGGCGCGGTGCAGGGCTATTTCGGCGGCTGGGTCGATCTTGGGTTCCAGCGCGTGATCGAAATCTGGTCGGGCCTGCCGCAACTCTTCATCCTGATCATTCTCGCCAGCCTGTTTGCGCCGGGTTTCTGGACGTTGCTGTTCATCCTGGTGCTGTTTAGCTGGATGAGTTTGACCGGTCTGGTCCGTGCCGAATTCCTGCGTGCGCGTAATTTCGAATATGTCCGGGCTGCGCGCGCACTTGGCATGACCGACACCCGGATCATGTATCGTCATGTTTTGCCGAATGCGATGGTGGCAACCATCACCTTCCTGCCGTTCGTGTTGAATGGCTCGATTGTGGCACTCACCTCGCTTGACTTCCTGTCGCTTGGCATGCCGCCCGGCTCCCCGTCCCTGGGCGAGTTGCTGTCACAGGGCAAGAATAATCTTCAGGCGCCATGGCTTGGCTTTACGGCCTTCTTTGCCATCGCCACCATGCTCAGCCTTCTGATCTTTATCGGCGAAGCGGTGCGTGATGCCTTTGATCCCCGCAAGACATTTTAA
- a CDS encoding ABC transporter ATP-binding protein, whose protein sequence is MTEQSAHQPLLTIKDLSVKFADLTAVKDVSFTLDRGETMALVGESGSGKSVTALSILQLLPYPRASHPSGSIIFDGQEMVGAKERTLRKIRGNRISMIFQEPMTSLNPLHNIEKQVGEVLFLHKGLRGAKARARILELLELVGIPDPASRLKALPHELSGGQRQRVMIAMALANEPELLIADEPTTALDVTIQAQILELLKDLQSKLGMALLLITHDLQIVQKMAQTVCVMKDGKIVEAGKARALFDAPRHDYTKKLLSAVPSGEAPALPENATELLETSNIHVQFPIGRKGILGRPDHYLNAVDQISLTLKQGETLGIVGESGSGKTTLAMAILRLLKSTGDIRFAGQDIRDFSGGDLRKLRRDMQVVFQDPFGSLSPRMSIAQIVGEGLEIHAPDLSQAEREARIAEALDEVDLPQNAMDRYPHEFSGGQRQRISIARALVLKPRFIVLDEPTSALDMSVQAQIVELLRDLQARHKMAYLFISHDLRVVRALSHRVMVMKNGKLVESGAAADVFDNPQQPYTKALLAAALDLKAAGKEFVRN, encoded by the coding sequence ATGACAGAACAATCTGCCCATCAGCCGCTCCTGACCATCAAGGACCTGTCGGTCAAATTCGCCGATCTGACGGCGGTAAAGGATGTGTCCTTTACCCTTGATCGCGGTGAAACCATGGCGCTTGTCGGGGAAAGTGGTTCTGGCAAATCGGTCACGGCCCTGTCGATCCTGCAATTGCTGCCCTATCCGCGCGCCAGCCACCCGTCAGGCTCGATCATCTTTGACGGGCAGGAAATGGTCGGGGCCAAGGAACGCACCCTGCGCAAGATCCGTGGCAACCGCATTTCCATGATCTTTCAGGAACCGATGACGTCATTGAATCCGCTGCACAATATCGAAAAGCAGGTGGGCGAGGTATTGTTCCTCCACAAGGGCCTGCGCGGTGCCAAGGCACGGGCGCGGATTCTTGAATTGCTGGAACTTGTCGGCATTCCAGATCCGGCGTCACGGCTGAAAGCCTTGCCGCATGAACTTTCCGGCGGGCAGCGCCAGCGCGTGATGATCGCCATGGCGCTTGCCAACGAACCGGAATTGCTGATTGCCGATGAGCCGACCACGGCCCTTGATGTCACCATTCAGGCGCAAATCCTTGAACTGCTCAAGGATTTGCAAAGCAAGCTTGGCATGGCATTGCTGCTGATCACCCATGATTTGCAGATCGTGCAGAAAATGGCGCAGACCGTCTGCGTCATGAAAGACGGCAAAATTGTCGAGGCCGGGAAGGCGCGCGCCCTGTTCGATGCACCCCGGCATGACTATACCAAAAAGCTGCTATCGGCGGTGCCAAGTGGCGAAGCCCCGGCCTTGCCTGAAAACGCGACAGAACTGCTTGAAACCAGCAATATCCATGTACAGTTCCCGATTGGCCGCAAGGGCATCCTCGGGCGGCCCGATCATTACCTGAATGCGGTTGATCAGATTTCGCTGACCCTTAAGCAGGGCGAAACGCTTGGCATCGTCGGTGAAAGTGGATCGGGCAAGACCACACTTGCCATGGCGATCCTCAGGCTTCTGAAATCAACCGGTGACATCCGCTTTGCAGGCCAGGACATTCGCGATTTTTCCGGTGGCGATTTGCGCAAGCTCCGCCGCGATATGCAGGTGGTGTTTCAGGATCCGTTCGGTTCGCTCAGCCCGCGGATGTCGATCGCCCAGATCGTTGGCGAAGGCCTTGAAATCCACGCGCCCGACCTGTCTCAGGCCGAACGCGAAGCCCGCATTGCCGAGGCGCTTGACGAAGTCGACCTGCCGCAAAATGCCATGGATCGTTATCCGCACGAATTTTCCGGCGGCCAGCGTCAACGCATTTCGATTGCCCGTGCATTGGTCTTAAAACCCCGCTTTATCGTACTTGATGAACCGACATCGGCTCTTGATATGTCGGTACAGGCCCAGATCGTCGAACTGCTGCGTGATTTGCAGGCACGCCATAAGATGGCATACTTGTTCATCAGTCATGACCTGCGCGTTGTGCGTGCATTGTCGCACCGTGTCATGGTCATGAAGAACGGTAAGCTGGTCGAAAGCGGGGCGGCTGCCGATGTGTTTGATAACCCGCAACAGCCCTATACCAAGGCGCTGCTGGCCGCGGCCCTTGATCTCAAAGCAGCCGGTAAGGAATTTGTCAGAAACTAG
- a CDS encoding LysE family translocator translates to MANTTGVAPNMSFEIWLSFTLLVFLVVMSPGPSILIGMSHALRYGARPTLMTALGDVTANMIQMLIAALGLGAVLATSATAFAIVKWCGVGFLLVIGLMSFLRKPRGISINTGIETNNQARFEPANGLRLFREGFLVAAGNPKAIAFFGALFPQFIDPGQPLTPQLLILGVTFATLDYSFVMIYAMGAAKLMPWLVRRGGNNVIARLSGGVLIVAAGLLALIEVPETMADTHQVPAQAINHQPAP, encoded by the coding sequence ATGGCCAACACCACCGGAGTTGCCCCAAACATGTCCTTTGAAATCTGGCTCAGTTTCACCCTGCTTGTCTTTCTGGTCGTGATGTCGCCCGGACCCAGCATCCTGATCGGCATGTCGCATGCGCTGCGTTATGGTGCGCGCCCGACCTTGATGACGGCCTTGGGTGATGTCACCGCCAACATGATCCAGATGCTGATTGCGGCCCTTGGTTTGGGGGCCGTCCTGGCGACATCGGCAACTGCCTTTGCCATTGTCAAATGGTGCGGTGTTGGTTTTCTGCTCGTCATCGGTTTGATGTCATTCCTTCGCAAGCCCAGGGGAATCAGTATCAATACCGGTATCGAAACGAATAATCAGGCACGGTTTGAACCGGCAAACGGACTACGCCTGTTCCGTGAAGGCTTTCTGGTCGCGGCGGGAAATCCCAAGGCGATTGCCTTTTTCGGGGCGCTGTTTCCGCAATTCATTGATCCCGGCCAGCCCCTCACACCACAGCTCCTAATCCTTGGCGTCACCTTCGCGACACTTGATTACAGTTTCGTAATGATTTACGCGATGGGGGCTGCAAAACTGATGCCCTGGCTGGTGCGCCGCGGCGGCAATAACGTCATCGCACGGTTGTCAGGTGGCGTTTTGATCGTCGCTGCGGGGCTTTTGGCGCTGATTGAGGTGCCCGAAACCATGGCCGACACCCACCAGGTTCCGGCACAGGCGATAAACCATCAACCGGCGCCATAA
- a CDS encoding MarR family transcriptional regulator encodes MSIEIKPSQALDLWRIAIVESVRRDSPDLSARQMALLLSVYLTPAPHTVRGLSEALNISKPAITRALDRLSSLGMVKRKVDEEDRRSVLVQRTVKGSVFLREFGDIIVGAGLESE; translated from the coding sequence ATGTCGATCGAGATCAAACCGTCTCAGGCGCTTGACCTTTGGCGTATCGCGATTGTTGAGAGTGTGCGTCGGGATTCCCCCGACCTGTCGGCCCGACAGATGGCCTTGTTGCTAAGCGTTTACCTGACCCCGGCGCCGCATACGGTGCGCGGCCTTTCCGAGGCGCTGAATATCTCCAAACCGGCTATTACCCGTGCGCTTGATCGCCTGAGCTCGCTTGGCATGGTCAAACGCAAGGTCGATGAAGAAGATCGCCGTTCAGTTCTGGTGCAGCGGACGGTCAAGGGATCGGTCTTCCTGCGTGAATTTGGCGATATCATCGTCGGTGCGGGTCTCGAGAGCGAATAA